From a single Phaenicophaeus curvirostris isolate KB17595 chromosome 8, BPBGC_Pcur_1.0, whole genome shotgun sequence genomic region:
- the MPL gene encoding thrombopoietin receptor isoform X2 gives MGWGEPPARLPELHSHHFPDKGITRRSHSSSQGAGKGQARRARRTQPRHVGCRMAACLCQGWLLSLLPAVLLSFRSPLSTPEPVTSQDAMLLAGVPEDILCFSRTFEDLTCFWDEEEEEASNRTRHFYYWYSRGVPKACVVSTWHHGAVGTRHVCIFPVQDVRLFIQLHLRVLDATTNQTKYQRELSVDAVGLIAPPTNITACWAGAAGQLYVSWQPPLVDYPNFFLYEVQRCPASSAEMPYGTTLDPSGQRPGDSSRQPGISTHAPTAGAAAASPTAGQGLVQADTWVVLHDLRPGVRYHIQVRSKPDGTSMDGVWGPWSHAVAAETPRSSGDIGLCCSTPDLRHVRCEWSGDPAEPQGSHQLFYRPPPSGAGTREETWQRCEEEESVGMQGTHACTFQPRAGSAISVLVNVTQPHAQPTLSYFKEPFWLHEAVLTDAPEFIQATVSQGQLSLQWLPPLEALAEQLDYQVRYAVENSQDWKVLQVPRAARKEVLDLRPGARYHAQVRAQPSGTLYQGSWSAWSKPVVVDATADADWIIPSVTVVPLLFTGVLLGLRCTFPSLYSNVKQKLWPPVPDLHRALGSFFHESSKHSQAFYKQPPEEPVLPCLLEVLPGPRGEPQSPPELAASRLPGTDIANQSYLLLSGWEPRGPPPGPSPT, from the exons atggggtggggggagcctCCAGCTAGGCTTCCTGAGCTGCacagccaccacttcccagATAAAGGTATCACCCGGAGGagccacagcagctcccagggcgCTGGGAAAGGCCAAGCACGGCGTGCACGGCGTACACAGCCCCGGCACGTGGGTTGCAGGATGGCAGcctgcctgtgccagggctggcTGCTCTCGCTGCTCCCTGCTGTCCTGCTCAGCTTCCGCAGCCCGCTGTCCACCCCTGAGCCAGTGACATCCCAAG ATGCCATGCTGCTGGCAGGGGTACCTGAGGACATCCTCTGTTTCTCCCGCACCTTTGAGGACCTCACCTGCTtctgggatgaggaggaggaggaggcatcAAACAGGACGCGCCACTTCTACTACTGGTACAGCAG aGGTGTCCCCAAGGCCTGCGTGGTCTCCACGTGGCACCACGGGGCCGTCGGGACGCGGCACGTCTGCATCTTCCCCGTCCAGGATGTGCGGCTCTTTATCCAGCTCCACCTCCGTGTCCTGGATGCCACCACCAACCAGACCAAGTACCAGCGGGAGCTCAGCGTGGATGCAGTGG GTCTCATTGCTCCCCCAACGAACATCACAGCCTGCTGGGCTGGGGCCGCGGGGCAGCTCTATGTGTCGTGGCAGCCTCCGCTCGTCGACTACCCGAACTTCTTCCTCTATGAGGTGCAGCGCTGCCCTGCCAGCTCCGCGGAGATGCCCTACGGCACCACGCTGGACCCCAGCGGGCAGCGCCCTGGGGACTCCTCCAGGCAGCCGGGCATCAGCACCCACGCACCCACGGCCGGGGCAGCCGCAGCCTCCCCGACAGCAGGGCAG GGGCTGGTCCAGGCCGACACCTGGGTGGTCCTCCACGACCTGCGGCCAGGGGTGAGGTACCACATCCAGGTGCGCAGCAAGCCCGACGGCACCTCCATGGATGGCGTCTGGGGGCCCTGGTCACACGCAGTGGCCGCGGAGACACCCCGTTCCTCCG GAGACATcgggctgtgctgcagcacccCTGACCTGCGGCACGTGCGCTGCGAGTGGAGTGGGGACCCTGCGGAGCCCCAGGGCTCCCACCAGCTCTTCTACCGCCCACCTCCAAGCGGGGCTGGCACAAG GGAAGAGACGTGGCAGCggtgtgaggaggaggagagtgtGGGCATGCAGGGCACCCACGCCTGCACCTTCCAGCCCAGAGCTGGCAGTGCCATCTCTGTCCTGGTGAATGTCACCCAGCCCCACGCACAACCCACGCTCAGCTACTTCAAGGAGCCCTTTTGGCTCCACGAGGCGG TGCTCACGGATGCCCCCGAGTTCATCCAGGCGACGGTGTCGCAGGGCCAGCTGAGCCTGCAGTGGCTGCCACCCCTGGAGGcgctggcagagcagctggacTACCAAGTCCGCTACGCCGTGGAGAACAGCCAGGACTGGAAG GTGCTGCAGGTCCCACGGGCAGCCAGGAAAGAAGTGCTGGACCTACGGCCAGGTGCTCGCTACCATGCCCAGGTGCGCGCCCAGCCCAGCGGGACGTTGTACCAGGGCAGCTGGAGCGCCTGGTCCAAACCCGTTGTAGTTGACGCCACGGCCGATGCAG ACTGGATCATCCCGAGTGTCACGGTGGTGCCACTGCTCTTCACCggggtgctgctggggctgcgcTGCACCTTCCCCTCGCTCTACAG CAACGTGAAGCAGAAGCTGTGGCCACCCGTCCCCGACCTGCACCGTGCactgggcagcttcttccacgaaagcagcaagcacagccag GCGTTCTACAAGCAGCCCCCGGAGGAGCCCGTGCTGCCGTGCCTGCTGGAGGTGCTGCCCGGCCCGCGGGGGGAGCCGCAATCGCCGCCGGAGCTGGCCGCCAGCCGGCTGCCGGGCACCGACATCGCCAACCAGTCCTACCTGCTCCTCAGCGGCTGGGAGCCGCGCGGGCCCCCCCCGGGGCCCAGCCCCACATAA
- the MPL gene encoding thrombopoietin receptor isoform X1, translating into MGWGEPPARLPELHSHHFPDKGITRRSHSSSQGAGKGQARRARRTQPRHVGCRMAACLCQGWLLSLLPAVLLSFRSPLSTPEPVTSQDAMLLAGVPEDILCFSRTFEDLTCFWDEEEEEASNRTRHFYYWYSRGVPKACVVSTWHHGAVGTRHVCIFPVQDVRLFIQLHLRVLDATTNQTKYQRELSVDAVGLIAPPTNITACWAGAAGQLYVSWQPPLVDYPNFFLYEVQRCPASSAEMPYGTTLDPSGQRPGDSSRQPGISTHAPTAGAAAASPTAGQGLVQADTWVVLHDLRPGVRYHIQVRSKPDGTSMDGVWGPWSHAVAAETPRSSGDIGLCCSTPDLRHVRCEWSGDPAEPQGSHQLFYRPPPSGAGTREETWQRCEEEESVGMQGTHACTFQPRAGSAISVLVNVTQPHAQPTLSYFKEPFWLHEAGESQHHRGPRLEGDAASHASNTSLSPTVLTDAPEFIQATVSQGQLSLQWLPPLEALAEQLDYQVRYAVENSQDWKVLQVPRAARKEVLDLRPGARYHAQVRAQPSGTLYQGSWSAWSKPVVVDATADADWIIPSVTVVPLLFTGVLLGLRCTFPSLYSNVKQKLWPPVPDLHRALGSFFHESSKHSQAFYKQPPEEPVLPCLLEVLPGPRGEPQSPPELAASRLPGTDIANQSYLLLSGWEPRGPPPGPSPT; encoded by the exons atggggtggggggagcctCCAGCTAGGCTTCCTGAGCTGCacagccaccacttcccagATAAAGGTATCACCCGGAGGagccacagcagctcccagggcgCTGGGAAAGGCCAAGCACGGCGTGCACGGCGTACACAGCCCCGGCACGTGGGTTGCAGGATGGCAGcctgcctgtgccagggctggcTGCTCTCGCTGCTCCCTGCTGTCCTGCTCAGCTTCCGCAGCCCGCTGTCCACCCCTGAGCCAGTGACATCCCAAG ATGCCATGCTGCTGGCAGGGGTACCTGAGGACATCCTCTGTTTCTCCCGCACCTTTGAGGACCTCACCTGCTtctgggatgaggaggaggaggaggcatcAAACAGGACGCGCCACTTCTACTACTGGTACAGCAG aGGTGTCCCCAAGGCCTGCGTGGTCTCCACGTGGCACCACGGGGCCGTCGGGACGCGGCACGTCTGCATCTTCCCCGTCCAGGATGTGCGGCTCTTTATCCAGCTCCACCTCCGTGTCCTGGATGCCACCACCAACCAGACCAAGTACCAGCGGGAGCTCAGCGTGGATGCAGTGG GTCTCATTGCTCCCCCAACGAACATCACAGCCTGCTGGGCTGGGGCCGCGGGGCAGCTCTATGTGTCGTGGCAGCCTCCGCTCGTCGACTACCCGAACTTCTTCCTCTATGAGGTGCAGCGCTGCCCTGCCAGCTCCGCGGAGATGCCCTACGGCACCACGCTGGACCCCAGCGGGCAGCGCCCTGGGGACTCCTCCAGGCAGCCGGGCATCAGCACCCACGCACCCACGGCCGGGGCAGCCGCAGCCTCCCCGACAGCAGGGCAG GGGCTGGTCCAGGCCGACACCTGGGTGGTCCTCCACGACCTGCGGCCAGGGGTGAGGTACCACATCCAGGTGCGCAGCAAGCCCGACGGCACCTCCATGGATGGCGTCTGGGGGCCCTGGTCACACGCAGTGGCCGCGGAGACACCCCGTTCCTCCG GAGACATcgggctgtgctgcagcacccCTGACCTGCGGCACGTGCGCTGCGAGTGGAGTGGGGACCCTGCGGAGCCCCAGGGCTCCCACCAGCTCTTCTACCGCCCACCTCCAAGCGGGGCTGGCACAAG GGAAGAGACGTGGCAGCggtgtgaggaggaggagagtgtGGGCATGCAGGGCACCCACGCCTGCACCTTCCAGCCCAGAGCTGGCAGTGCCATCTCTGTCCTGGTGAATGTCACCCAGCCCCACGCACAACCCACGCTCAGCTACTTCAAGGAGCCCTTTTGGCTCCACGAGGCGGGTGAGTCCCAGCACCACCGTGGTCCCCGGCTGGAGGGGGATGCAGCATCCCATGCCAGCAACACATCCTTGTCTCCAACAGTGCTCACGGATGCCCCCGAGTTCATCCAGGCGACGGTGTCGCAGGGCCAGCTGAGCCTGCAGTGGCTGCCACCCCTGGAGGcgctggcagagcagctggacTACCAAGTCCGCTACGCCGTGGAGAACAGCCAGGACTGGAAG GTGCTGCAGGTCCCACGGGCAGCCAGGAAAGAAGTGCTGGACCTACGGCCAGGTGCTCGCTACCATGCCCAGGTGCGCGCCCAGCCCAGCGGGACGTTGTACCAGGGCAGCTGGAGCGCCTGGTCCAAACCCGTTGTAGTTGACGCCACGGCCGATGCAG ACTGGATCATCCCGAGTGTCACGGTGGTGCCACTGCTCTTCACCggggtgctgctggggctgcgcTGCACCTTCCCCTCGCTCTACAG CAACGTGAAGCAGAAGCTGTGGCCACCCGTCCCCGACCTGCACCGTGCactgggcagcttcttccacgaaagcagcaagcacagccag GCGTTCTACAAGCAGCCCCCGGAGGAGCCCGTGCTGCCGTGCCTGCTGGAGGTGCTGCCCGGCCCGCGGGGGGAGCCGCAATCGCCGCCGGAGCTGGCCGCCAGCCGGCTGCCGGGCACCGACATCGCCAACCAGTCCTACCTGCTCCTCAGCGGCTGGGAGCCGCGCGGGCCCCCCCCGGGGCCCAGCCCCACATAA
- the MPL gene encoding thrombopoietin receptor isoform X3 — translation MPTAMPTAMPTPPRMPAWTDLEDAMLLAGVPEDILCFSRTFEDLTCFWDEEEEEASNRTRHFYYWYSRGVPKACVVSTWHHGAVGTRHVCIFPVQDVRLFIQLHLRVLDATTNQTKYQRELSVDAVGLIAPPTNITACWAGAAGQLYVSWQPPLVDYPNFFLYEVQRCPASSAEMPYGTTLDPSGQRPGDSSRQPGISTHAPTAGAAAASPTAGQGLVQADTWVVLHDLRPGVRYHIQVRSKPDGTSMDGVWGPWSHAVAAETPRSSGDIGLCCSTPDLRHVRCEWSGDPAEPQGSHQLFYRPPPSGAGTREETWQRCEEEESVGMQGTHACTFQPRAGSAISVLVNVTQPHAQPTLSYFKEPFWLHEAGESQHHRGPRLEGDAASHASNTSLSPTVLTDAPEFIQATVSQGQLSLQWLPPLEALAEQLDYQVRYAVENSQDWKVLQVPRAARKEVLDLRPGARYHAQVRAQPSGTLYQGSWSAWSKPVVVDATADADWIIPSVTVVPLLFTGVLLGLRCTFPSLYSNVKQKLWPPVPDLHRALGSFFHESSKHSQAFYKQPPEEPVLPCLLEVLPGPRGEPQSPPELAASRLPGTDIANQSYLLLSGWEPRGPPPGPSPT, via the exons ATGCCCACAGCCATGCCCACAGCCATGCCCACGCCGCCCCGGATGCCTGCGTGGACTGACTTGGAAG ATGCCATGCTGCTGGCAGGGGTACCTGAGGACATCCTCTGTTTCTCCCGCACCTTTGAGGACCTCACCTGCTtctgggatgaggaggaggaggaggcatcAAACAGGACGCGCCACTTCTACTACTGGTACAGCAG aGGTGTCCCCAAGGCCTGCGTGGTCTCCACGTGGCACCACGGGGCCGTCGGGACGCGGCACGTCTGCATCTTCCCCGTCCAGGATGTGCGGCTCTTTATCCAGCTCCACCTCCGTGTCCTGGATGCCACCACCAACCAGACCAAGTACCAGCGGGAGCTCAGCGTGGATGCAGTGG GTCTCATTGCTCCCCCAACGAACATCACAGCCTGCTGGGCTGGGGCCGCGGGGCAGCTCTATGTGTCGTGGCAGCCTCCGCTCGTCGACTACCCGAACTTCTTCCTCTATGAGGTGCAGCGCTGCCCTGCCAGCTCCGCGGAGATGCCCTACGGCACCACGCTGGACCCCAGCGGGCAGCGCCCTGGGGACTCCTCCAGGCAGCCGGGCATCAGCACCCACGCACCCACGGCCGGGGCAGCCGCAGCCTCCCCGACAGCAGGGCAG GGGCTGGTCCAGGCCGACACCTGGGTGGTCCTCCACGACCTGCGGCCAGGGGTGAGGTACCACATCCAGGTGCGCAGCAAGCCCGACGGCACCTCCATGGATGGCGTCTGGGGGCCCTGGTCACACGCAGTGGCCGCGGAGACACCCCGTTCCTCCG GAGACATcgggctgtgctgcagcacccCTGACCTGCGGCACGTGCGCTGCGAGTGGAGTGGGGACCCTGCGGAGCCCCAGGGCTCCCACCAGCTCTTCTACCGCCCACCTCCAAGCGGGGCTGGCACAAG GGAAGAGACGTGGCAGCggtgtgaggaggaggagagtgtGGGCATGCAGGGCACCCACGCCTGCACCTTCCAGCCCAGAGCTGGCAGTGCCATCTCTGTCCTGGTGAATGTCACCCAGCCCCACGCACAACCCACGCTCAGCTACTTCAAGGAGCCCTTTTGGCTCCACGAGGCGGGTGAGTCCCAGCACCACCGTGGTCCCCGGCTGGAGGGGGATGCAGCATCCCATGCCAGCAACACATCCTTGTCTCCAACAGTGCTCACGGATGCCCCCGAGTTCATCCAGGCGACGGTGTCGCAGGGCCAGCTGAGCCTGCAGTGGCTGCCACCCCTGGAGGcgctggcagagcagctggacTACCAAGTCCGCTACGCCGTGGAGAACAGCCAGGACTGGAAG GTGCTGCAGGTCCCACGGGCAGCCAGGAAAGAAGTGCTGGACCTACGGCCAGGTGCTCGCTACCATGCCCAGGTGCGCGCCCAGCCCAGCGGGACGTTGTACCAGGGCAGCTGGAGCGCCTGGTCCAAACCCGTTGTAGTTGACGCCACGGCCGATGCAG ACTGGATCATCCCGAGTGTCACGGTGGTGCCACTGCTCTTCACCggggtgctgctggggctgcgcTGCACCTTCCCCTCGCTCTACAG CAACGTGAAGCAGAAGCTGTGGCCACCCGTCCCCGACCTGCACCGTGCactgggcagcttcttccacgaaagcagcaagcacagccag GCGTTCTACAAGCAGCCCCCGGAGGAGCCCGTGCTGCCGTGCCTGCTGGAGGTGCTGCCCGGCCCGCGGGGGGAGCCGCAATCGCCGCCGGAGCTGGCCGCCAGCCGGCTGCCGGGCACCGACATCGCCAACCAGTCCTACCTGCTCCTCAGCGGCTGGGAGCCGCGCGGGCCCCCCCCGGGGCCCAGCCCCACATAA
- the MPL gene encoding thrombopoietin receptor isoform X4, which produces MPCCWQGYLRTSSVSPAPLRTSPASGMRRRRRHQTGRATSTTGTAEVSPRPAWSPRGTTGPSGRGTSASSPSRMCGSLSSSTSVSWMPPPTRPSTSGSSAWMQWVSLLPQRTSQPAGLGPRGSSMCRGSLRSSTTRTSSSMRCSAALPAPRRCPTAPRWTPAGSALGTPPGSRASAPTHPRPGQPQPPRQQGSLALLLQGLVQADTWVVLHDLRPGVRYHIQVRSKPDGTSMDGVWGPWSHAVAAETPRSSGDIGLCCSTPDLRHVRCEWSGDPAEPQGSHQLFYRPPPSGAGTREETWQRCEEEESVGMQGTHACTFQPRAGSAISVLVNVTQPHAQPTLSYFKEPFWLHEAVLTDAPEFIQATVSQGQLSLQWLPPLEALAEQLDYQVRYAVENSQDWKVLQVPRAARKEVLDLRPGARYHAQVRAQPSGTLYQGSWSAWSKPVVVDATADADWIIPSVTVVPLLFTGVLLGLRCTFPSLYSNVKQKLWPPVPDLHRALGSFFHESSKHSQAFYKQPPEEPVLPCLLEVLPGPRGEPQSPPELAASRLPGTDIANQSYLLLSGWEPRGPPPGPSPT; this is translated from the exons ATGCCATGCTGCTGGCAGGGGTACCTGAGGACATCCTCTGTTTCTCCCGCACCTTTGAGGACCTCACCTGCTtctgggatgaggaggaggaggaggcatcAAACAGGACGCGCCACTTCTACTACTGGTACAGCAG aGGTGTCCCCAAGGCCTGCGTGGTCTCCACGTGGCACCACGGGGCCGTCGGGACGCGGCACGTCTGCATCTTCCCCGTCCAGGATGTGCGGCTCTTTATCCAGCTCCACCTCCGTGTCCTGGATGCCACCACCAACCAGACCAAGTACCAGCGGGAGCTCAGCGTGGATGCAGTGG GTCTCATTGCTCCCCCAACGAACATCACAGCCTGCTGGGCTGGGGCCGCGGGGCAGCTCTATGTGTCGTGGCAGCCTCCGCTCGTCGACTACCCGAACTTCTTCCTCTATGAGGTGCAGCGCTGCCCTGCCAGCTCCGCGGAGATGCCCTACGGCACCACGCTGGACCCCAGCGGGCAGCGCCCTGGGGACTCCTCCAGGCAGCCGGGCATCAGCACCCACGCACCCACGGCCGGGGCAGCCGCAGCCTCCCCGACAGCAGGGCAG CCTGGCCCTTCTCCTGCAGGGGCTGGTCCAGGCCGACACCTGGGTGGTCCTCCACGACCTGCGGCCAGGGGTGAGGTACCACATCCAGGTGCGCAGCAAGCCCGACGGCACCTCCATGGATGGCGTCTGGGGGCCCTGGTCACACGCAGTGGCCGCGGAGACACCCCGTTCCTCCG GAGACATcgggctgtgctgcagcacccCTGACCTGCGGCACGTGCGCTGCGAGTGGAGTGGGGACCCTGCGGAGCCCCAGGGCTCCCACCAGCTCTTCTACCGCCCACCTCCAAGCGGGGCTGGCACAAG GGAAGAGACGTGGCAGCggtgtgaggaggaggagagtgtGGGCATGCAGGGCACCCACGCCTGCACCTTCCAGCCCAGAGCTGGCAGTGCCATCTCTGTCCTGGTGAATGTCACCCAGCCCCACGCACAACCCACGCTCAGCTACTTCAAGGAGCCCTTTTGGCTCCACGAGGCGG TGCTCACGGATGCCCCCGAGTTCATCCAGGCGACGGTGTCGCAGGGCCAGCTGAGCCTGCAGTGGCTGCCACCCCTGGAGGcgctggcagagcagctggacTACCAAGTCCGCTACGCCGTGGAGAACAGCCAGGACTGGAAG GTGCTGCAGGTCCCACGGGCAGCCAGGAAAGAAGTGCTGGACCTACGGCCAGGTGCTCGCTACCATGCCCAGGTGCGCGCCCAGCCCAGCGGGACGTTGTACCAGGGCAGCTGGAGCGCCTGGTCCAAACCCGTTGTAGTTGACGCCACGGCCGATGCAG ACTGGATCATCCCGAGTGTCACGGTGGTGCCACTGCTCTTCACCggggtgctgctggggctgcgcTGCACCTTCCCCTCGCTCTACAG CAACGTGAAGCAGAAGCTGTGGCCACCCGTCCCCGACCTGCACCGTGCactgggcagcttcttccacgaaagcagcaagcacagccag GCGTTCTACAAGCAGCCCCCGGAGGAGCCCGTGCTGCCGTGCCTGCTGGAGGTGCTGCCCGGCCCGCGGGGGGAGCCGCAATCGCCGCCGGAGCTGGCCGCCAGCCGGCTGCCGGGCACCGACATCGCCAACCAGTCCTACCTGCTCCTCAGCGGCTGGGAGCCGCGCGGGCCCCCCCCGGGGCCCAGCCCCACATAA
- the CDC20 gene encoding cell division cycle protein 20 homolog codes for MAQFVFEADLHGLLKLDTTIPNAPPARWQRKAKESGGPGCSPSAGLSPMKPANRSHSCSKTPSKTPGKSGSKTQRTPTNAGPDRYIPNRNTMRMEMANFLLTKENDPAEESPTKKERQKAWAVNLNGFDIEEAKILRLSGKPQNALEGYQNNLKVLYSQKMTPTSSKKNARYIPSMPDRILDAPEIRNDYYLNLIDWSTQNFLAVALDTSVYLWNHTSGEIIKLMEMEHTSEYVSCVSWIKEGNYLAIGTSNAEVQLWDIQHQKRLRNMTSQSSRVGCLSWNSHILSSGARSGHIHHHDVRVAEHHVATLTGHTQEVCGLKWSPDGRYLASGGNDNLVNIWPSIQGSSGGFTPVQTFTQHQGAVKAVAWCPWQSSVLATGGGTSDRHIRIWNVCSGTCLNAVDARSQVCSILWSTNYKELISGHGFAQNQLVIWKYPTMVKVTELQGHTARVLSMTMSPDGAIVASAGADETLRLWRCFEMDPIKKKEKEKANSVKSSIIHQGIR; via the exons ATGGCGCAGTTCGTGTTCGAGGCGGACCTGCACGGGCTGCTCAAGCTGGACACCACGATCCCCAACGCGCCGCCCGCCCGCTGGCAGCGCAAAGCCAAGGAGAGCGGCGGCCCCGGGTGCAGCCCCAGCGCCGGCCTGTCCCCCATGAAACCGGCCAACCGCTCCCACAGCTGCAGCAAGACTCCCTCCAAGACGCCCG gTAAATCTGGATCCAAAACCCAGAGGACCCCGACAAATGCTGGGCCAGATCGCTACATTCCCAACCGCAACACCATGCGGATGGAGATGGCTAATTTCCTCCTGACCAAAGAGAATGATCCTGCTGAGGAGTCGCCTACCAAGAAG GAGCGCCAGAAAGCCTGGGCAGTGAATCTGAATGGCTTTGATATAGAAGAGGCAAAGATCCTCCGCCTCAGTGGAAAACCACAGAATGCTCTGGAAG GCTATCAGAACAACCTGAAAGTGCTCTACAGCCAAAAGATGACTCCTACATCCAGCAAGAAGAATGCCAGATACATTCCCTCAATGCCAGACCGGATCCTGGATGCCCCGGAGATCCGCAATGACTATT ATCTGAATCTCATTGACTGGAGCACTCAGAACTTCCTGGCAGTGGCTCTGGACACCTCTGTCTATCTGTGGAACCACACCTCAGGGGAGATTATCAAGCTGATGGAGATGGAGCACACATCTGAGTATGTTTCCTGTGTGTCATGGATTAAAGAAGGAAACTACCTTGCCATTGGCACAAGTAATGCCGAGGTCCAG ttaTGGGACATCCAGCACCAGAAGCGTCTCCGCAATATGACCAGCCAGTCTTCCCGTGTGGGCTGTCTCAGCTGGAACAGTCACATCCTCTCCAG CGGGGCACGGAGCGGCCACATCCACCATCATGATGTCAGAGTGGCTGAGCATCACGTAGCCACACTTACTGGCCACACGCAGGAGGTGTGCGGCCTGAAGTGGTCTCCTGATGGCCGCTACCTTGCTAGTGGTGGCAATGACAATCTCGTAAACATCTGGCCGAGCATCCAGGGGAGCAGTGGAGGATTTACTCCTGTCCAGACCTTCACTCAGCACCAGGGCGCTGTCAAG GCCGTGGCGTGGTGCCCGTGGCAGTCCAGTGTTCTGGCCACTGGAGGTGGGACCAGCGACAGGCATATCCGCATCTGGAATGTGTGTTCTGGCACCTGCCTCAATGCTGTTGATGCGCGTTCCCAG GTCTGCTCTATTCTATGGTCAACGAACTACAAGGAACTTATTTCAGGCCATGGCTTTGCACAGAATCAGCTGGTTATATGGAAGTACCCGACGATGGTCAAGGTCACAGAGCTGCAAG GTCACACTGCAAGAGTCCTCAGCATGACTATGAGCCCTGATGGTGCAATAGTGGCCTCAGCAGGTGCTGATGAAACACTGCGGCTGTGGCGCTGCTTTGAGATGGACCCCataaagaagaaggagaaagagaaggccAACAGTGTCAAAAGCAGCATCATTCACCAGGGCATCAGATAA
- the ELOVL1 gene encoding very long chain fatty acid elongase 1, which yields MEGIVTMYEDFMKKADPRIADYPLMQSPFLVMGILLAYVYFVLSLGPRLMANRKPLDLKKFMVLYNFFLVGLSLYIVYEFLMAGWLTGYTWRCDPVDFSQDPKALRMVRVAWLFVFSKFIELTDTVIFVLRKKNEQVTFLHLFHHSVLPWSWWWGAKFGPGGMGSFHAMVNSMVHVVMYFYYGLSAAGPAFQKYLWWKKHITAIQLAQFVIVSIHISQYYFMPSCQYQFPIFIHLIWIYGTIFFILFSNFWYQSYTKGKRLPRVAQPAAQHNGSSIHENGTVANGKLKAN from the exons ATGGAGGGGATTGTGACCATGTATGAGGACTTCATGAAGAAAGCAG ACCCCCGCATCGCTGATTATCCACTGATGCAGTCCCCGTTCCTTGTGATGGGCATCCTTCTGGCATACGTCTACTTTGTGCTATCCTTGGGTCCCCGGCTAATGGCCAACAGAAAGCCTTTAGATCTGAAGAAATTCATGGTGCTATACAACTTCTTTCTGGTGGGACTCTCACTTTACATTGTCTATGAG TTCCTGATGGCAGGGTGGCTTACTGGGTACACCTGGCGATGTGACCCTGTGGACTTCTCGCAAGACCCCAAAGCCCTTAGG ATGGTCAGAGTTGCTTGGCTCTTCGTCTTCTCCAAGTTCATTGAGCTGACGGACACG GTTATCTTTGTCCTGCGGAAGAAGAATGAACAGGTCACATTCCTGCACCTCTTCCATCACTCTGTTCTGCCTTGGAGCTGGTGGTGGGGAGCAAAGTTTGGTCCAG GGGGAATGGGCTCATTCCATGCCATGGTCAATTCCATGGTGCATGTTGTCATGTACTTCTATTATGGGCTCTCagcagcaggacctgcctttcagaAGTACCTGTGGTGGAAGAAGCACATCACAGCCATCCAGCTG GCACAGTTTGTGATTGTCTCCATCCACATCTCCCAGTATTACTTCATGCCCAGCTGCCAGTACCAGTTCCCCATCTTCATCCACCTCATCTGGATTTATGGGACGATCTTCTTTATCCTCTTCTCCAACTTTTGGTACCAGTCCTACACCAAGGGCAAACGGTTGCCCCGAGTGGCTCAGCCAGCAGCCCAGCACAACGGTAGCAGCATCCATGAGAATGGCACTGTTGCCAACGGGAAGCTCAAAGCCAACTAG